A genomic window from Sulfurospirillum multivorans DSM 12446 includes:
- a CDS encoding mechanosensitive ion channel family protein → MDKELQTLQKFYTVVIEFLTHYSFQLLGALIIVVLGWFAAKYVYALLMRLFESNHFDSTLAKFVASVVKMLVFTAMIVIALGKIGISIAPFVAAIGAVSLTAGLALQGSVSNYAAGVLLIISRPFKVGDTLSIGGFYGVVEEIKLSYTVLRNEDEELITIPNKKMIGDVLVNSFEFRVVETSIGVAYEEDPAKAIAVMHEVLDGFSEVSKEHKPVIGIAQFGESSITLGLRYWVPTKRYFKVQYEVNLALYSALHVNNISIPYPQREVRILGEKFDSKEV, encoded by the coding sequence GACCCATTACAGTTTTCAGCTTTTGGGGGCGCTGATCATCGTTGTTTTAGGTTGGTTTGCGGCGAAGTATGTGTATGCGCTTTTGATGCGTCTGTTTGAGAGTAACCATTTTGATAGCACGCTGGCTAAGTTTGTCGCGAGCGTGGTTAAGATGCTGGTTTTTACTGCGATGATCGTCATTGCCCTTGGAAAAATTGGCATTTCCATCGCTCCGTTTGTTGCGGCGATTGGTGCGGTTTCTTTGACGGCTGGTTTGGCTCTTCAAGGCAGTGTTTCCAACTATGCAGCAGGTGTTTTACTCATCATTTCGCGTCCGTTTAAAGTCGGCGATACGCTTTCCATCGGTGGTTTTTACGGGGTGGTCGAAGAGATCAAACTCTCCTACACCGTGCTTCGCAATGAAGATGAAGAGCTCATCACGATTCCCAATAAAAAGATGATCGGCGATGTGTTGGTCAACTCGTTTGAGTTTAGGGTTGTGGAGACCAGTATTGGTGTGGCGTATGAAGAAGATCCTGCTAAAGCGATTGCCGTGATGCACGAGGTTTTGGATGGCTTTAGCGAGGTTTCCAAAGAGCATAAACCCGTCATTGGCATTGCACAATTTGGCGAGAGTTCCATCACCCTTGGGCTTCGCTATTGGGTGCCGACGAAGCGCTATTTTAAGGTACAGTATGAGGTCAATTTAGCGCTTTATAGCGCTTTACATGTAAACAATATCAGCATTCCTTACCCGCAGCGTGAAGTAAGAATTTTAGGAGAAAAATTTGATTCCAAAGAAGTATGA